In Burkholderia savannae, one genomic interval encodes:
- the hmgA gene encoding homogentisate 1,2-dioxygenase, with product MTLDLSKPGEAGYQSGFANEFATEALPGALPHARNSPQRAPYGLYAEQLSGTAFTAPRGHNRRSWLYRIRPAAVHRPFELVSGERRIVADFGDSDDVPPTPPNQLRWDPLPMPAQPTDFVDGWVTMAGNGSAAAMSGCAIHLYAANRSMRERFFYSADGELLIVPQEGRLFIMTELGRLDVEPFEIAVIPRGVRFAVALPDGHARGYVCENFGALLRLPDLGPIGSNGLANPRDFLAPRASYEDREGAFELVAKLNGRLWRADIDHSPFDVVAWHGNYAPYKYDLRHFNTIGSISYDHPDPSIFLVLQSQSDTPGVDAIDFVIFPPRWLAAEDTFRPPWFHRNVASEFMGLVHGAYDAKAEGFVPGGASLHNCMSGHGPDADTFEKASAIDTSKPNKVGDTMAFMFETRTLIRPTRFALDTAQLQANYFECWQGLKKHFNPEQR from the coding sequence ATGACACTGGATTTATCGAAACCGGGCGAAGCCGGCTACCAGAGCGGCTTCGCGAACGAATTCGCGACCGAGGCGCTGCCGGGCGCGCTGCCGCACGCGCGCAACTCGCCGCAGCGCGCGCCGTACGGGCTTTATGCGGAGCAGTTGTCCGGCACCGCGTTCACCGCGCCGCGCGGTCACAACCGCCGGTCGTGGCTGTACCGAATCCGGCCCGCCGCCGTGCATCGGCCGTTCGAGCTCGTGTCCGGCGAGCGCCGGATCGTCGCCGACTTCGGCGATTCGGACGACGTGCCGCCGACTCCGCCGAACCAGTTGCGCTGGGACCCGCTGCCGATGCCCGCGCAGCCGACCGATTTCGTCGACGGCTGGGTGACGATGGCGGGCAACGGCTCGGCCGCCGCGATGAGCGGCTGCGCGATCCACCTGTACGCGGCGAACCGCTCGATGCGCGAGCGCTTCTTTTACAGCGCGGACGGCGAGCTCTTGATCGTGCCGCAGGAAGGGCGGCTTTTCATCATGACGGAGCTCGGCCGCCTCGACGTCGAGCCGTTCGAGATCGCGGTGATTCCGCGCGGCGTGCGCTTTGCGGTCGCGCTGCCGGATGGGCACGCGCGCGGCTATGTTTGCGAGAACTTCGGCGCGCTGCTGCGGCTGCCGGACCTCGGGCCGATCGGCTCGAACGGGCTGGCGAATCCGCGTGACTTTCTCGCGCCGAGAGCGTCGTACGAAGACCGCGAAGGCGCGTTCGAACTCGTCGCGAAGCTCAACGGCCGGCTCTGGCGCGCGGACATCGATCATTCGCCGTTCGACGTCGTCGCGTGGCACGGCAACTACGCGCCGTACAAGTACGATCTGCGTCACTTCAACACGATCGGCTCGATCAGCTACGACCATCCCGATCCGTCGATCTTCCTCGTGCTGCAGTCGCAAAGCGACACGCCGGGCGTCGATGCGATCGACTTCGTGATCTTCCCGCCGCGCTGGCTCGCGGCCGAGGACACGTTCCGCCCGCCGTGGTTCCACCGCAACGTCGCGAGCGAATTCATGGGGCTCGTGCACGGCGCGTACGACGCGAAGGCGGAAGGCTTCGTGCCGGGCGGCGCGAGCCTGCACAACTGCATGTCGGGCCACGGGCCGGATGCGGACACGTTCGAGAAGGCCTCGGCGATCGACACGTCGAAGCCGAACAAGGTCGGCGACACGATGGCGTTCATGTTCGAGACCCGCACGCTGATTCGCCCGACGCGCTTCGCGCTCGACACCGCGCAACTGCAGGCGAATTACTTCGAATGCTGGCAAGGCCTCAAGAAGCACTTCAATCCGGAGCAACGATGA
- a CDS encoding MFS transporter, translating into MTAAAGARVLEIERVIDDMHRPAFHAMLLALCGLCLVIDGFDAQAMGYVAPSVIAEWGVKKQALGPVFSASLFGMLLGALGLSVLADRIGRRPVLIGATLFFALTMLATPFATSIPMLIALRFVTGLGLGCIMPNAMALVGECSPGVHRVKRMMIVSCGFTAGAALGGFVSAALIPAFGWRAVFFVGGAVPLALAAAMAARLPESPQLLVLRGRHEAARAWLARFAPQLAVPPDTRLVVREAAPKGAPVAELFRAGRAGVTLLLWAINFMNLIDLYFLSNWLPTVMRDAGYASGTAVIVGTVLQTGGVIGTLSLGWFIERHGFMRVLFACFACATIAVGMIGSVAHAFVWLLAAVFVGGFCVVGGQPAVNALAGHYYPTSLRSTGIGWSLGVGRAGSVLGPLVGGQLIALGWSNDALFHAAAVPVLCSAVLVIGLASVTRRRGAAAPNVA; encoded by the coding sequence ATGACGGCGGCGGCCGGCGCGCGCGTGCTCGAAATCGAGCGCGTGATCGACGACATGCATCGGCCCGCGTTTCACGCGATGCTGCTCGCGCTCTGCGGGCTGTGTCTCGTGATCGACGGCTTCGATGCGCAGGCGATGGGCTACGTCGCGCCGAGCGTGATCGCCGAGTGGGGCGTGAAGAAGCAGGCGCTCGGGCCCGTCTTCAGCGCGAGCCTGTTCGGCATGCTGCTCGGCGCGCTCGGCCTGTCGGTGCTCGCCGATCGCATCGGCCGGCGGCCGGTGCTGATCGGCGCGACGCTGTTCTTCGCGCTTACGATGCTCGCGACGCCGTTCGCGACGTCGATCCCGATGCTGATCGCGCTGCGCTTCGTGACGGGCCTCGGGCTCGGCTGCATCATGCCGAATGCGATGGCGCTCGTCGGCGAATGCAGCCCGGGCGTGCACCGCGTGAAGCGGATGATGATCGTGTCGTGCGGCTTCACGGCCGGCGCGGCGCTGGGCGGCTTCGTCAGCGCCGCGCTGATTCCGGCGTTCGGCTGGCGCGCGGTGTTCTTCGTCGGCGGCGCGGTGCCGCTCGCGCTTGCGGCCGCGATGGCCGCTCGCCTGCCGGAATCGCCGCAACTGCTCGTGCTGCGGGGCCGGCACGAAGCGGCGCGCGCGTGGCTCGCGAGGTTCGCGCCGCAACTCGCCGTGCCGCCCGACACGCGGCTCGTCGTGCGCGAGGCGGCGCCGAAGGGCGCGCCCGTTGCCGAACTGTTCCGCGCGGGGCGCGCGGGCGTCACGCTGTTGCTGTGGGCGATCAACTTCATGAACCTGATCGACCTGTATTTCCTGTCGAACTGGCTGCCGACCGTGATGCGCGACGCGGGCTACGCAAGCGGCACGGCCGTCATCGTCGGCACGGTGCTGCAGACGGGCGGCGTGATCGGCACGCTGTCGCTCGGCTGGTTCATCGAACGGCACGGCTTCATGCGCGTGCTGTTCGCGTGCTTCGCGTGCGCGACGATCGCGGTCGGCATGATCGGCTCGGTCGCGCATGCGTTCGTCTGGCTGCTCGCAGCCGTGTTCGTCGGCGGCTTTTGCGTCGTCGGCGGACAGCCCGCGGTCAACGCGCTCGCGGGCCATTATTACCCGACGTCGCTGCGCTCGACGGGCATCGGCTGGAGTCTCGGCGTGGGCCGCGCCGGCTCCGTGCTCGGGCCGCTCGTCGGCGGGCAACTGATCGCGCTCGGCTGGTCGAACGACGCGCTGTTCCACGCGGCGGCCGTGCCGGTGCTGTGCTCGGCCGTCCTCGTGATCGGCCTCGCGAGCGTGACGCGGCGGCGCGGCGCGGCCGCGCCGAACGTCGCTTGA
- a CDS encoding DUF2783 domain-containing protein codes for MHLDTRLRLSDPDAFYEALIDMHRDLPDSESQIVNAKLILLLANQVGDLDVLREAMALARSGAATLDGAPGAPALQ; via the coding sequence ATGCACCTCGACACCCGCTTGCGTCTATCCGATCCGGACGCGTTCTACGAGGCGCTGATCGACATGCACCGCGACCTGCCCGACAGCGAGAGCCAGATCGTCAACGCGAAGCTGATCCTGCTGCTCGCGAACCAGGTCGGCGATCTCGACGTGCTGCGCGAGGCGATGGCGCTCGCGCGCAGCGGCGCGGCCACGCTCGACGGCGCGCCCGGCGCGCCGGCGCTGCAATGA